Proteins found in one Propionispora hippei DSM 15287 genomic segment:
- a CDS encoding hybrid sensor histidine kinase/response regulator, with translation MMDFGQELLQEFIEEAKGHIGTLEAGLLRLEEGSYETPLLNELFRAVHSIKGTAGFFEMDKIVTLTHAMETLLGKLRNQDCCVTVAMIDGLLTASDQLKELVNNPADSELVAIDGSLGALNALTGEMQEELSGMESPQGVWDLWDQLTGDAAQEAAAAQAPAPRAEILPVVPGNQNAVPASGNGGVKDSHAEAGRVKNSLFEESVRVKVALLDDLLNIIGEMVLRRNQLLRITESIGCEAPQLDVVTHGIDSLTTKLQEKVMKARMQPVANVFNKFPRIVRELARGLGKEVELVTQGMNVEMDRSIIEALVDPMTHLVRNALDHGIEVPQDRLDKGKRLPATLLLHAYHESGRVVIDIQDDGTGIDLEKIRTKAVARGWVTETEAALLKESDLLSLIMKPGFSTADQVTAVSGRGVGMDVVKTNIEKLGGKVEVFTTRERGTTFRLLLPLTLVIISSFIVEATGEAFAIPQANVKELVLLQPGNQQQKRIEFIQTSPVLRLRNRLLPLVRLADILEMDGDNTNSAAYFADETRTFRILVIKSGSLWYGLAVDAVYDTEEILVKPVPAALKTSGCYSGVTVLGDGRIAMILDLEHVHLKARLRLQDEKSRITAEETSRPEETSLLLFRTSGGEMLGVDLSMVARVEKVAATALQKIGSQQYITFQGRIIRVIRPEYHLPLGRRKTKSNWLYVILPRFVKFPVGIMAEEIYDVVSTPIQLEGCHISGQSALGSILVNGHIVTLLDMYALFQTAVPEYYQASRQPPAEQAAAEAPRRAKILLAEDTPFFARVTKSYLESDGYEVKVVEDGVQALAALSSQVFDVVVSDVEMPQMDGLELVRTIRAREELKHLPVIALTSLSSATNRERGLRAGFDLYEGKLNRARLLKSVAAVLQKNKRG, from the coding sequence ATGATGGATTTCGGTCAGGAATTACTGCAAGAATTTATTGAAGAGGCCAAAGGACATATCGGAACGCTGGAGGCCGGGCTGCTGCGTCTGGAAGAGGGCAGTTACGAGACTCCCTTACTAAATGAACTGTTTCGTGCCGTTCATAGTATAAAAGGAACGGCCGGCTTTTTTGAAATGGATAAAATCGTAACCCTGACGCACGCAATGGAAACGCTGTTGGGAAAACTGCGCAATCAGGATTGCTGTGTTACCGTGGCGATGATTGACGGTCTGTTAACGGCTTCCGATCAATTGAAAGAGTTAGTGAATAATCCTGCTGATTCGGAACTCGTAGCCATTGATGGGTCGCTGGGCGCTCTGAACGCTCTGACCGGTGAGATGCAGGAGGAACTGTCCGGTATGGAAAGCCCGCAGGGTGTTTGGGATCTGTGGGACCAGTTAACCGGCGATGCCGCTCAGGAGGCTGCCGCAGCACAAGCACCGGCGCCGCGGGCTGAAATCCTACCGGTGGTGCCCGGTAATCAAAATGCCGTACCGGCATCCGGCAATGGCGGGGTAAAAGATTCTCATGCCGAGGCCGGCCGGGTGAAAAACAGCTTGTTTGAAGAAAGCGTCCGGGTTAAGGTAGCACTGCTCGACGATCTGCTGAATATTATCGGTGAAATGGTTTTGCGACGCAATCAGCTGCTGCGCATTACCGAAAGCATTGGCTGCGAGGCGCCGCAACTGGATGTGGTAACCCATGGCATCGACAGCCTGACAACTAAGCTGCAGGAAAAGGTTATGAAGGCCAGAATGCAGCCTGTAGCCAATGTATTTAATAAGTTTCCCCGTATCGTCCGGGAATTGGCGCGCGGTTTAGGCAAAGAGGTAGAACTGGTTACTCAGGGGATGAATGTGGAAATGGACCGTTCCATCATTGAAGCGCTGGTTGATCCGATGACTCATCTGGTGCGCAATGCCCTGGACCATGGCATCGAGGTGCCGCAGGATAGGCTGGACAAGGGCAAGCGCCTGCCGGCGACGCTGCTGCTGCACGCCTACCATGAGAGCGGCCGGGTAGTGATTGACATCCAGGATGACGGAACTGGCATTGACCTGGAGAAAATCAGAACCAAGGCGGTGGCCAGAGGCTGGGTGACGGAAACGGAAGCAGCCTTGTTAAAGGAAAGCGATCTGCTGAGCTTGATTATGAAACCGGGGTTTTCCACCGCTGACCAGGTTACCGCCGTATCCGGCCGGGGCGTCGGCATGGATGTGGTCAAAACCAATATTGAAAAACTGGGCGGTAAGGTAGAGGTGTTCACCACCAGGGAGCGGGGGACCACGTTTCGTTTGCTGCTGCCGCTGACGCTGGTTATTATTTCCTCCTTTATTGTAGAAGCGACAGGCGAGGCCTTTGCCATCCCGCAGGCCAATGTCAAGGAATTGGTGCTGCTGCAGCCGGGTAATCAGCAGCAAAAGCGGATTGAGTTTATTCAGACCTCGCCAGTGTTGCGGCTGCGCAACCGTCTGCTGCCCTTGGTCCGGCTCGCCGACATTCTCGAAATGGATGGAGATAATACCAACAGCGCGGCTTATTTCGCTGATGAAACCCGGACCTTTCGCATTTTGGTGATTAAGAGCGGCAGCCTGTGGTACGGTCTGGCGGTGGATGCCGTCTATGATACCGAGGAAATTCTGGTAAAGCCGGTTCCGGCCGCTTTGAAAACCAGCGGCTGTTATTCCGGAGTTACCGTGCTGGGAGACGGGCGGATTGCGATGATCCTCGATTTGGAACATGTCCACCTGAAAGCCAGGCTGCGGCTGCAGGACGAAAAATCGCGGATCACGGCAGAGGAAACCTCCCGTCCGGAAGAGACCAGTCTGCTGTTGTTCCGGACCTCCGGCGGCGAAATGCTGGGGGTCGATCTGTCGATGGTGGCCAGAGTGGAAAAAGTGGCGGCAACGGCCTTGCAGAAGATCGGCTCGCAGCAATATATCACCTTTCAGGGACGGATTATCCGTGTTATCCGGCCGGAATACCATTTGCCGCTCGGCAGGCGAAAGACCAAAAGCAACTGGCTGTATGTCATTTTGCCCCGGTTTGTCAAATTCCCGGTCGGCATTATGGCCGAGGAAATTTATGATGTGGTTTCCACGCCAATCCAGTTGGAGGGCTGCCATATCAGTGGGCAGAGCGCCCTGGGCTCTATTCTGGTGAACGGTCATATCGTTACACTGCTGGATATGTATGCTCTGTTTCAGACGGCAGTGCCCGAATACTATCAAGCCTCCCGGCAGCCTCCGGCGGAGCAGGCGGCCGCTGAGGCACCGCGGCGGGCGAAAATTTTACTGGCTGAGGATACTCCCTTTTTCGCCCGTGTGACTAAAAGCTATCTGGAAAGTGATGGCTACGAGGTTAAGGTCGTGGAGGATGGGGTGCAGGCGCTGGCAGCGTTGTCCAGCCAGGTTTTTGATGTAGTTGTCAGTGATGTGGAGATGCCTCAGATGGACGGATTGGAGCTGGTACGAACCATCCGGGCGCGGGAGGAGCTTAAGCACTTGCCGGTGATTGCCCTGACTTCCTTAAGCAGTGCAACCAATCGGGAAAGAGGCTTGCGGGCCGGGTTTGATTTATATGAAGGTAAATTGAACAGGGCCAGATTATTAAAAAGTGTCGCTGCCGTGCTGCAAAAGAATAAGCGGGGTTAA